In Antennarius striatus isolate MH-2024 chromosome 10, ASM4005453v1, whole genome shotgun sequence, one DNA window encodes the following:
- the fhl1a gene encoding four and a half LIM domains protein 1a isoform X2, with the protein MTFYRLSGPRSYLTSTMTDRFDCFYCRDNLHGKKYVKKDDKHVCTKCFDKLCANTCAECRRPIGADSKELHHKNRHWHEDCFRCAKCYKNLASEQFSARDDGKIMCGKCGAITDGNRCQGCYKVVMPGSQNVEYKNKVWHEDCFKCFECKQPIRTQSFLTKGDDIYCAPCHDKKFAKKCFHCKQPITSGGISYQDHPWHSECFVCRNCRKSLGGIRFTSSENNVYCVDCYKTDVAKKCHGCKNPITGFGHGTNVVNYEGFSWHEYCFNCKRCSLSLANKRFVISADHIYCPDCAKKV; encoded by the exons ATGACTTTCTACAGGCTGtcag GTCCCAGGAGTTACCTCACCTCCACCATGACTGATCGCTTCGACTGCTTCTACTGCCGTGACAACCTGCACGGGAAGAAATACGTGAAGAAGGACGACAAACACGTTTGTACCAAGTGCTTTGACAAGCTCTGCGCCAACACCTGCGCAGAGTGCAGACGCCCCATTGGTGCTGACTCCAAG GAGCTGCACCATAAGAACCGCCACTGGCATGAGGACTGCTTCCGTTGTGCGAAGTGCTACAAGAATCTGGCCTCTGAGCAGTTCAGCGCCAGGGATGATGGCAAGATTATGTGTGGCAAGTGTGGCGCCATAACGGATGGCAACCGCTGCCAGGGCTGCTACAAGGTGGTCATGCCAG GATCCCAGAATGTGGAGTACAAGAACAAGGTGTGGCACGAGGACTGCTTCAAATGCTTCGAATGCAAGCAGCCAATCCGCACGCAGAGCTTCCTGACCAAGGGCGATGACATCTACTGTGCTCCCTGCCATGACAAGAAGTTTGCCAAGAAATGCTTCCACTGCAAGCAG CCCATCACCTCCGGAGGGATCAGCTACCAGGACCACCCCTGGCACTCTGAGTGTTTCGTGTGCCGCAACTGCCGTAAATCTCTGGGGGGCATTCGCTTCACTTCCTCTGAGAACAACGTTTACTGCGTGGATTGTTACAAGACAGACGTGGCCAAGAAATGCCACGGCTGCAAGAACCCAATCACAG GGTTTGGACATGGCACCAACGTGGTGAACTACGAGGGCTTCTCCTGGCACGAGTACTGCTTCAACTGCAAGAGGTGCTCCCTCTCCCTGGCCAACAAGCGCTTCGTCATCAGCGCCGACCACATCTACTGCCCCGACTGCGCTAAGAAGGTGTGA
- the fhl1a gene encoding four and a half LIM domains protein 1a isoform X1 has translation MSTTFPLRISPLGQTHTDAQAAEGETLICSCSRGPRSYLTSTMTDRFDCFYCRDNLHGKKYVKKDDKHVCTKCFDKLCANTCAECRRPIGADSKELHHKNRHWHEDCFRCAKCYKNLASEQFSARDDGKIMCGKCGAITDGNRCQGCYKVVMPGSQNVEYKNKVWHEDCFKCFECKQPIRTQSFLTKGDDIYCAPCHDKKFAKKCFHCKQPITSGGISYQDHPWHSECFVCRNCRKSLGGIRFTSSENNVYCVDCYKTDVAKKCHGCKNPITGFGHGTNVVNYEGFSWHEYCFNCKRCSLSLANKRFVISADHIYCPDCAKKV, from the exons ATGTCTA CTACGTTTCCTCTCCGCATTTCACCTCTCGGCCAAACCCACACGGACGCACAAGCTGCTGAGGGAGAGACGCTCATCTGCTCATGTTCCAGAG GTCCCAGGAGTTACCTCACCTCCACCATGACTGATCGCTTCGACTGCTTCTACTGCCGTGACAACCTGCACGGGAAGAAATACGTGAAGAAGGACGACAAACACGTTTGTACCAAGTGCTTTGACAAGCTCTGCGCCAACACCTGCGCAGAGTGCAGACGCCCCATTGGTGCTGACTCCAAG GAGCTGCACCATAAGAACCGCCACTGGCATGAGGACTGCTTCCGTTGTGCGAAGTGCTACAAGAATCTGGCCTCTGAGCAGTTCAGCGCCAGGGATGATGGCAAGATTATGTGTGGCAAGTGTGGCGCCATAACGGATGGCAACCGCTGCCAGGGCTGCTACAAGGTGGTCATGCCAG GATCCCAGAATGTGGAGTACAAGAACAAGGTGTGGCACGAGGACTGCTTCAAATGCTTCGAATGCAAGCAGCCAATCCGCACGCAGAGCTTCCTGACCAAGGGCGATGACATCTACTGTGCTCCCTGCCATGACAAGAAGTTTGCCAAGAAATGCTTCCACTGCAAGCAG CCCATCACCTCCGGAGGGATCAGCTACCAGGACCACCCCTGGCACTCTGAGTGTTTCGTGTGCCGCAACTGCCGTAAATCTCTGGGGGGCATTCGCTTCACTTCCTCTGAGAACAACGTTTACTGCGTGGATTGTTACAAGACAGACGTGGCCAAGAAATGCCACGGCTGCAAGAACCCAATCACAG GGTTTGGACATGGCACCAACGTGGTGAACTACGAGGGCTTCTCCTGGCACGAGTACTGCTTCAACTGCAAGAGGTGCTCCCTCTCCCTGGCCAACAAGCGCTTCGTCATCAGCGCCGACCACATCTACTGCCCCGACTGCGCTAAGAAGGTGTGA